The Bacteroidetes bacterium GWF2_43_63 genomic sequence GTCAAACACCACAATGGCTTTTTCGCTTAGCACGGGCAAAATCATTTCAAGATAATCAAGCGTCGGTTTGCGGCTGTGGTGGCCGTCGATAAACACCAGACCAAAATCTTTTTCCTCTGCAACAACCTGAGGCAATGTTTCTGAAAAGCGCCCGATTTTCAGAATAACATTATCCGCTTCATACTTTTTAAAATGGCTTTGCGCAATGGCTGCAATTTCCGGAACGCCTTCGAGTGTAATAATGCGGCTTTTGTGCGCTGCAAAATGCATAGCCAGCGTTGTTGTACCGAAAGCCGTTCCCATTTCCAGAATGGTTTTTCCATTGAAATGCATTGCCAGCTCAGCAATCATTTCTGCTTCGCTAATTGAAGTTGATGTTCTTTTAAAAACCTCCGAAACAGTAGATTCTAAGCGCCCTTCACGCGATCCCAATTCATTAAACACAAGCGGCGTTTTGTCAACGCTAAGCTGTCCATGCAGAAAAGCAAGCTTTGCGATGGCTGAGTCCTTCAGCGCTTTCGGATGCCGCAATGAATAATAGATTTTATACAGCCAAGGTGAATGGACACTTTTAAGTCCACCAGCTTTAAAAAAATGTCGTATGGCAGCTACTAAACCAGATCGATTCATGATTGTGATTCTTCGTTATCCTTGTTGATGATTGATAATTGTATTCTCAACGATTCATCATGAATGACCTGCAGTAATTCGCGAATAAAATCTTCATTGATATCCAGAGCAGCAGCTTTTTTCAGACGATCATCCACCAGACTCTTCCAACGTCCGCCCTGCATGATGGTCATGCCGGCATCACGTTTTACAATTCCCATGCGCTTTACAATTTCAATTCGCTGAGCAAGAATCCGTAAAAGCCTTTCGTCGGTTTCGTCAATTTCGCGACGCAACGCCTCAAGCGATGCATCCTGCAGTGCGCCCGATTCCTTGCCACACAGACTGTCGATCAGGAATACAAACTCAGCCGGAGTGATCTGCTGATTGGCGTCTGACAAAGCGCTGTTCGGATCGGAATGGACTTCGACCATAAGTCCGTCGGCTTCCATTTCTTTGGCTTGTGCAGCCAGTCCGGCCACATAAAAAGAATTGCCAGCCATGTGACTCGGATCAGCAATAATTTTGAGATTGGGATATCGGGGCCGCATCTCAGACATGAGCACCCAGAGTGGCTCGTTGCGGAATTTGCTTTCGGCATAGGTCACAAAACCGCGGTGAATGAGCGCTTCGACGTTTAGGCCTTTGTTCATCAAGCGATCGACGGCCCCGGCCCAGAGACGCACATCGGGAACCAGCGGGTTTTTTACAAGAATCCGGATATTGCTTCCCTGCAATGCGTTGGCCAGTTCCTGCACGCTGAAAGGATCAGTCACAGTGCGGGCACCAACCCAGATGGCATCAAGGCCTGCTTTCAGAACAGCTTCGACATGCGCTGTAGTAGCAGCTTCCGTAACAACCGGAAAATGAAACTTGTCGCGCACTGCCAATAAATATTTCAGGCCTTCATCGCCGGGTCCTTCATACATTCCGCGCAGGGTGCGGGGTTTCCACACTCCACCGCGAAAAAGGTCCACGTAACCCGAGCGGGCAAGACCAGCTGCAACATCGAGACAGAGTTTCTCGGATTCGGCGCTGCATGGTCCTGCGACTATCATTTTAAATCCTGGTGCTGCCATGACAAATGGTTTTTACAAAGATACGGCAATTGTAAAGTGAATACCAGAAAAAAGGTCAAATATTTTGAGAAATCTTTCTGAAAGTGCCATCCGGATTAATTTTCTAGGTTGTCTCAAAACTTTGTTACGACATTCCACCGTTCCGGCCACAATTAACCCTCGAAGAGTTCCGAACTCTTCGAGGGTTTTCTAAGCCGGCCGGAACATGGAACCGTCGTAACAACAGCAAAAACAACGGTTCCATGTCCTTCAGCTCCTTCGTCGCTTTCGGACGGTGGAATGATGTTTTTGCTCTGTCGATTGATATTTGAGACGGCTTCTGCAGAAAGAATTAAAAGACTACAAACAGCACTTGAAATAGTTAGTGAGATGTTTCAGCTATAGCGAAATGGATGATTCCAAAAGTCACTACGATATTCCATTCCCGCCGAAGCGGGATAAACTCTCGACCGCAGAGAGGATTTGGGATCGTCGTTGCTTAGAATGTCTTCAGCGTCCGACTCATACAGTAGGCCGTGGCGAACTCCATTTTATTTCTGGCTTTTGAAGGTTGGAAGCGAATATCTGAGCGAGAACGAAGTGCCCATGTTCCATGCACTATGCGTATTGCCTTGAGCATTTTGCCGCATGCCCTATGCCTTCAGCTCTGCCGAAATCGCCTTCAGCCCGGGCATGGCCACTATTCCGAAATGTTTTTTGCCATCTACCAGGATTTCCATGGGCCGGTCAAATCGTACATGACGCACTACGCCATTGTCGAACAAAGCTTCCTGGGCATTCAGAAAATCAGTGTTGTAAAGACCTTGTTTTATAAAATCATTCACGGTGAAATAGGCCACTCTGAACGAAGTCAGATTCTGAAAAAAGTGTGTACCCTGACTTGGTTCAATATGAAAATTATTCAATCCGGCTTCAACAATAACACGTGCAGCACTGATCTGCGACCATTTCACAGGAATTCCCAACCATGGATCGCTCGAGCCCCAGCGGCCCGGACCAATCAGAAGATAATTTCGTTTTTCCTCAGTCAGCGATTTATTCAGTTGTTCAATTACCTGCGCCAGTTGCCATGTTTCGGCAGCATTGAATTTTTCAGGGACAATATAAACCACATCGCAGATACTGTCATAAATACCATTGCCAAGCGCCGATTCAGAAACAACAATGCATTTTTCACGGTTTATCTGTTCGAGGTTAATGGTCAGGTTTTCCTTGTTATTGACAATTGGTCTGATTTGCAGCAAATTGAAAACCTTATGATGTCCGTGTCCGTCCATATTTATCGCAAATTCAATTTCAACAGGTTTCCCCATTTCATGCGAACTGGTTTCAAGGATGTCGGTCATCATTTCTGCCAGTGGAAAAACATTATGCTTGAGGAAATTATTAAAAGTAATAATTCTCATACCCTTCTGGCTAATGCCATCTACGACCCGGTCGTCATGATACACGTAGGTTGAAGCGGCCATGCGAAAAGTTGTAAACTGATCACCTTCTGAAACCGAGAACCGCTCTATGTGAGCGTTATCATCTACTTTCGGCGTAAATAGATTCCGTTTGAGATTGATCGCAAAAAACTCTTTTTGAGTGTCTTTCAACATCATTTCTATAGAACTCAGCTGAATGGCTTTTTCAGGAAAACGAGGCGAGAAGCGGAGCGACATTCCCCCATCCACAATATATTTACCAAGTCCGTAAGCAATACTCACCACCCCATCTTCGGCTTTTTCAGGACTTATTGGATAAAAATTGACCGAACGAGCCACACCACTTAAAACCGGGAAGAAGTAATCACCTTCGGTAAAACCGCAAACTTCCTGCAATATAATGGCCATCTTCTCCTCATCAATCAGATTGGAAGTTGATGTCATATAAGCTTTACTTTCCTTATAATAAACCGACGCATACACAGCTTTTATGCATTGCATAAGCATTTTCAACCGGTCGCGGTCATCGCCGGTGTTCGGAATCATATACGTGCTGTATATTCCGGCAAACGGCTGATAATGGCTGTCTTCGAGCAACGAACTGGAACGGACCGCCATCGGAGATTTAATTACACGGAGAATCGATTTCAAATCAAGAATGGTCTCGTAGTTCAGTTCTGCTTCCAGAAATCGACTTAAAATTTCCTCGTCGTCGTTACTTGAAATGGCAAAATCATACAAATCGTTGCGTACCATAAATTCGCTAAAAACATCTGTTGACAGGACAACAGTCCGCGGGATAGTGAGTTCAACACTATCAAAGCGATGTGCAAGCTTATTACGTTTCAGAATATTGTCGATAAACGCCAGTCCGCGCGCTTTTCCACCAATGCTGCCTTCGCCCACCCTGCTGAACAAGATGTATTCATTGAATTTATTCCGGTCGAAAGTAGCAATTACGCCACGGCCGCGCACGCTGCGGTATTTGGCCATCCCTTTAAAAAGATATTCACGCACTTCGTCGAGCGAGGCAAAATCTTTGGAATTGGCCTGACGAAACAGCTTCCCCAATGAAAACAAAGCCCGGGCACGCAGCCATTTCGAAAAGTGATTGCGGTCGATGTGATATTTCAGCGATTCATCGGGAATACTGAAAATCTGATCCTGCAATGCCTGAAGATCTTTTGCGCGCGATAACTCGGCTCCATCAGCCGGATTGATGATTCTGAAATCGCCAAATGCC encodes the following:
- a CDS encoding phosphoenolpyruvate synthase — its product is MSKQQNKPDLNQAQFHDTLFDHLMEKRIEHILLICSTYDAFILEEDGRINEAIFQEYVSLNLRYPPRFIKAHSAEKAMEILENDRVDLVINMLSISDQNPFEFSKVIKHRFANIPVVVLTPFSREVSQRLAVQDMSGVDYVFSWLGNTNLLLAIIKLIEDKMNTDHDVGEVGVQCILLVEDSVRYYSSYLPNMYRIVIEQSRAFMAEGLNDHQRTLRLRGRPKILLATNFEQALSMYEKYKSNMLGMISDISFNRNNVKDKNAGFELCKIVQADDPYFPILLQSSDAITSELAEGIKVKFVHKFSKTLLHELTDFLLDYLAFGDFRIINPADGAELSRAKDLQALQDQIFSIPDESLKYHIDRNHFSKWLRARALFSLGKLFRQANSKDFASLDEVREYLFKGMAKYRSVRGRGVIATFDRNKFNEYILFSRVGEGSIGGKARGLAFIDNILKRNKLAHRFDSVELTIPRTVVLSTDVFSEFMVRNDLYDFAISSNDDEEILSRFLEAELNYETILDLKSILRVIKSPMAVRSSSLLEDSHYQPFAGIYSTYMIPNTGDDRDRLKMLMQCIKAVYASVYYKESKAYMTSTSNLIDEEKMAIILQEVCGFTEGDYFFPVLSGVARSVNFYPISPEKAEDGVVSIAYGLGKYIVDGGMSLRFSPRFPEKAIQLSSIEMMLKDTQKEFFAINLKRNLFTPKVDDNAHIERFSVSEGDQFTTFRMAASTYVYHDDRVVDGISQKGMRIITFNNFLKHNVFPLAEMMTDILETSSHEMGKPVEIEFAINMDGHGHHKVFNLLQIRPIVNNKENLTINLEQINREKCIVVSESALGNGIYDSICDVVYIVPEKFNAAETWQLAQVIEQLNKSLTEEKRNYLLIGPGRWGSSDPWLGIPVKWSQISAARVIVEAGLNNFHIEPSQGTHFFQNLTSFRVAYFTVNDFIKQGLYNTDFLNAQEALFDNGVVRHVRFDRPMEILVDGKKHFGIVAMPGLKAISAELKA